Genomic DNA from Arthrobacter sp. B1I2:
TTCAGGTCTTCCATCGTCGATACCGCTCCGCCTGCCGGGTTGCCGACCGCGAAGGTGTTGTCTGTGGTGTCTACCCGTTCACCGCGCAGGGTCACGTAGCCGTGTAATAGACCCGTCTCGTGCGGATCAACGCGGTCCAGGCTGGTGTTCTTCAGACCGAGGGGTTCAAAGACCTCCTCCTGCATGATTTGGATGAAGGGTTTGTGCCGCAGCGTCTGGAGCAGGAGGCCGAGCGCGAGGTAATTGGTGTTCGAGTACTTGAAAGACCCGACATCGGCAGGGGTCCAGGGGAGGGTTCCCGCCAGTTGAAACCCCGCTCCATGGTGAGTGTCTGGGAGAGCACGGGGTGGAAGTCAATATCACGAGGCAGGGCATCGTTGACCTCTGGCATCCCGGATGTGTGGCTGAGCAGTTGCCTCACGGTGATCGAACCTGGTGGTTTGAGTACGGATGTGAATCCGGGGATGACGTCGTTGACGGGATCGTCGAGGCCGATCAGGTGGTCGTCCACGAGTTTCAGCACGGCCACGGCCGTCATGGTCTTAGTGACACTGGCGACCTCAGCACGGTCCGTGGGCTGCGCCGGGGTCTTGGTCTCAAGATCGCGGACGCCGTAAGCCTTGGACCACTCTCCCTCGGGCCAGCGGATTTGTACGACGGCGGCCACCGCGCCCTCATCCAGGAATAGCTCGATCTGATTCTCCAGGGAAGCGAAGGGGGTCGGTGAGCTTGACGACGGTGCGGGCTCATCGGTGGAATAGGTACAGCCAGACACAAGAAGGACGACTGCGAGGGCCGCCCGCCTCCAAACGCGATTCTTCGTGCTCATTGCCCGCATCCGCTTGGGACGAGATGACTGGTTTTGGCCGCCTGCGGCACCACATCCGGCCAGACCTGTGGCGGCGCCGCCGTCCCAGCACCTCAATCTTACGGCTGGCCCTCGTGGCGGGGAAGCGTTCGCCCAGTAGCCTGCCTTCTTGGCGGATCCTTGGCACCCAGTCCCAGTCAGGGACTTCCCTGCCCGGTGGTCGATGCGCTGGTGTGCAGCCAGACGCCCGGGTCCGCTCTTCCTCCTCGGTCTTATTGTGCCGGGGGCTCCGCGGCTACAGCAGACTACATCGACTCCAGCGCACCGCCCCGCCGGCAGCAGGCGGTCCCCGGCTATGTCTGAACTGCCCTTTCATCGGAGCTTTGGATCTCCACACTCTCGGCTGCGCGTCTGACTTCAGCTGGCGGCTGGCGCCGGGCTTTGAGGAAGGCCACCAGCAAGGTCAGGACGGTGCCAGTCCAAGCGATCGCGGCGAGGAACACCAGACCGATTGCCGCTAAGGGGTGCATGCCGAAAGTCTAGGACCGTACTGCTGGGTGGCCCGGGTGAAACTCCGCACCATCAGAGCCGAAGTTTGCACGAGCTGGGACCATCGGCGTGCGGAGATGCCTCAGGGGCCAGCGACGGGGCGCGCCTGCGCCCTATTCGATTCCCCCAACAGCGGGTCGGGCGCCGGCATCAGACTTCGGGCAGGGTGCAGACGTGCCCGTCGGCGTCCACGGGGTAACCGCAGAGCGGGCATGCGGGACGCCCGGCACCCACAACCTCGCGGGTGCGCTTGGCGAACGCGCGGGCGGTGCCAACCGGCATCCGGACCAGCAGCATTTCGGGCACTTCAGCGCCGTTCTCATCAAGCGATTCGTCGTTGACGTCAGCGTCGGCATCGGCAATCGGATATGCCTCTATGACCACCTGCGCCGTCGCCGGGTCCCAGCCTAAGGTCATGGCTCCGGTTCGAAACTGCTCCTCGACCGCCTCGAGCTGGTCATTGTCGATGAGTTCGATAGGAGTACTCGTGGGAACGCTGAAGGGGTTGCCCTCGAGGGTGATGAGCTGATCGAGGATTTCGTCAATCTTCTCGGCGAGCTGGGCCGACTGCTGCTTCTCCAGTGCGATACTCACAATTTGCTTACCTGCGCGAACCTGCAGGTAGAACGTGCGCGCCCCGGGAACGCCGGTGGTGCCGATGACGACCCGGTCAGGCCAGGCAAACTCGTGAACAAGTGTGGGCATGTCAGTATTTTAGGCACATGAGGCTTACTGCCCGTTTGCCCTGCGCCGCCGGCACCGGCGCATCGCCAAAGTTGATGCTGCGACGGCCCTGCCACTGGCCCGGATCCGGGGCTACCGGTGCAGGTGTTCCCGCCAGTCTGCCGGTACCTTGTCCTCCGGGGCGGGTGACGGCTGCTCGGGTGGCCTGGACTGAGGATCCGGAAGCCGCGGACCGCGGAAGAATTTCTTTGTTGTGTGCTCGTAGAACCAGTTCTCGCCGGGTTCAAAAGACCTCAGGACGGGGTGGCCGGCGGCGCGCGCATGTGCACTGGCATGCTGTGAGGGTGATGAATCGCAACATCCGATGTGGCCGCATTGTGCGCAGCGGCGAAGATGTAACCACCAACCCGGGCCGTCTCCGCTGAGGCACTCCAGGCACCCTGTTCCGCTGGGTATGGCGGCGAGGTTGATTCCCGGAATAGGGCGATCCTCCATAGGGTCCTTCAATTCCATCGCTCCGGTTCTGCTTAGGTCATCCCGCTGTGCGCCCCCCGTGTCGGGAGCTATTCTGACAGACTCTCCGTGCGGTTGGAATGACGGAATCGAGGTGCGACAACCGGTGCCCGGAACAACTCCGGACCCGGTGGCGAAGGACCTTGCCGCAGGCAACGAGGACCCCTTGTCGCCAATATCCAGCGCGAGTATCGTGAGCGCCACCGAACCATTGAACCGGAAAGACGGCGGCCATGGATCACTCGGTCCCCATAATGCTGATTGCCACCACAGACCCGGACTCCCGGCGCGTTCTTGAAGATGAATTACGCCGACGCTACGGTGCCGATTACGAGGTGGTGGCCTGCGCCGGCCACGCGCACGGGCGGGCAGTGCTTGAGGGCCTCCGGCGCTGGAATCGCCCGGTCGCCCTCATCCTCGGGTGCTACGGACCGGCTGACCGCGGAGGCCTCGATTTCCTGCGCCGTGCCTATGGCTTTCACCCGGCCGCCAAGCGTGCTGTTGTGGTGACATGGGGTGACTTCGCCAGCGCCCCCACAGTATTCCGGGCGATCGCGCAGGGGTACGCCGAATTGCTGATCATACGTCCCGAACGATCGCGCGACGAAGAATTCCATGGGGCGATTACCGACGCCCTCGACGACTGGCATCTTGCCCAGGGGGTCGGGTTCGAGGCGGTCCGGCTGATCGGGGATGTAGGCGACGAAAGGACTCATGCCTTGCGTGACTCCTTGAGCCGAAACCACATCCCGGTAGGATTCCACCCTGCCGGGTCCGAAGCGGCGAAACAGGCGCTCCAGAGGTTGGGCCTGCGGGACCCCGCGTTGCCGGTCCTGGTGCTTGAGTTCACCGCTTCACCAACTGTCCTCGAGAACCCCAGTGACCTGGAGATTGCCGAAGCAATGGGGGTGACGCGACCACCACCGGCGGACAAGGTCTTCGATGTGGTGGTTGTAGGAGCCGGTCCCTCCGGTCTCGCGACCGCAGTGTATGCCTCCTCAGAGGGCCTCTCCACCATGGTGGTGGAGGGAGAAGCCGTGGGAGGCCAGGCCGGCACCAGCTCATTGATCCGCAACTACCCTGGCTTTTCCCGCGGTGTGAGCGGCGCCCACCTGGCCTTCCGCTCATTTCACCAGGCCTGGACTTTGGGCACGGACTTCCTGTTCCTGCGGAAAGTGGAGGGGCTCGGCCTGGATGGAGCACTATACGCTGTGTCGATTTCCGACGGCAGCGTGGTGCGGTGCCGCACCGTAGTGGTGGCCACCGGCGTGGACTACCGTCGCCTTGGCACCCCCCAGCTCGAGGATCTGGTGGGTAGAGGGGTGTTCTACGGGGCCACAGTCTCGGAGGCGCCGTCGATGGCCGGAAAGCAGGTCTGCGTTGTAGGTGGCGGCAATTCGGCCGGACAGGCGGTTCTGCACCTTGCGAAGTTCGCGAAGAAGGTGACGCTGCTGGTGCGCGGACCGACTCTGTCCGTCAGCATGTCGGATTACCTCATCTCCCAACTTGAGGCCACCCGGAACGTTGCGATCCGCTATGGCACCGTGATCGTGGGGGCCCGCGATCGGGACGGATTCCTTGCCGCCGTCAAGGTCGCGGCAGCCGGAACCCCCGACGCAACCCCGGGCGAGGAGATCGAAGCGGGCGGTTTGTTCGTGCTGATCGGTTCGGTGCCGCGGACCTCCTGGCTGCCCGACACCGTGGAGCGCGACCCAGCTGGTTTTCTTCGCACTGGGGTCAACCGGGATATCGGTGACACCGGGCCCATGAGGCCGGACAGGCATCCAATGGCGCTGGAAACCAGCATGCCCGGCTTGTTCGCGATCGGGGACGTGCGGGCCGGTTCGATCAAAAGAGTGGCTACCGCAGTCGGGGACGGCGCCACGGTAGTCTCCATGCTTCACGCCTACCTGGCCGAAAACCCACTGCCTGCCTCGTCCACTGCCCCTGGTGAGGCAGCCGCCCCCGGGGAGCTGCCCGGTGATGTCCGCTTCAACTGAGAACACACCGTTGATTCCGGCGATGCGGCGGCTGCTCTACGTCGCCGCATTCCTCGTGTTTCTTGCGGGGCTGGTGCTGTTCGTGTTTCCGCTCCGGACTGCGGAATGGTTCGCGTGGACAGTCAATCCGCCAATGACCGCGGTCTTCCTCGGGGCGGCATATTGGTCGGCCGCCGGCCTGGAGGTGGCGGGCGCCCGCTCAGCGAGTTGGGGTTCGGCGAGGCTGGCAGTCTGGCCGGTGTTCGTTTTCACGGCACTAACCTTTGGAGTTACCCTGCTTCATCTCGATCGCTTCCACCTGTCGCCAGACAGTGGCCCCCTTGCCCAAGCAGCCACCTGGGCGTGGCTGGCAATCTATGCCATCGTGCCCGTGGCGATGCTCGTGGTCAGTTGGATGCAGATCCGGTCCCTGCGTACGGCCCCAGGTCCCGTACCGGCGCGACGGCCAGTGCTGCCCCCTGCGCTCCGGCTGCTCATGCTGGCAATTGCCGGGGTACTGCTGTTATATGGCGTCGCGCTCCTGGCAGTACCCGCTTATGCCGCGACATGGTGGCCGTGGACACTGTCCGAACTTACAGCGAGGGCGATCGGAGCGTGGCTGGTCGGCCTTGGATGGTCGGCCGCGCAGGGCCAGTTCAGCGCTGACCTCGGCACCGTCCGCCCCGTAGCACTGACCTCCGTTGCCTTCGTCATTCTCCAGGTGCTTGCCCTGCTGCGGTACGGCGACGTCCTGAGATGGCCGAGCGCACAGGCAATCGGCTTCGTAACCGTACTACTCGCCATTGGAGTGGCCGGCGCATGGGCACTCGCACTGTCCCGTTCGTCGGTAGCCCGGGCCGAAATTACCTGAGTCACCTTCCCGCATAGGCCTGATCCTCCGGGCTGGCAGGGCCAGACCCCCACACCCGGTATTCAGCACGATCCCTGCGCATCAGCCGCCGGCACCGCCACGGAATGTTCTAGATAAGGGTGACACCACCTTCACCACCCACAACGCAGCACACCGTGTTCAGGAACTACACCTCGCGGCTGTAGGAGGAACCCGAGGGCGTCCGCTGCAGCAGTCCGAAGTCGACCAGATAGCGGCGCAGCAGCACAACGTCGTCTGTATAGGCGAGGAGTCGTTCGTTGACCTGCCACTCGGTGAGCTTTTCCTCCGGCGCAAAGACCTCGCGCGCGATCCTGGCGAGGAGTTCATGCCGTTCCGCCACGTTCGCCGGATATCTCTCGATCCGCCCCAGCCGCATGAACCTGTCCAGTCCGGTCCGCGGCTGCCGGCGCGGCTGCTGCGCGAGCAGATCGCGGAATATCGAATCCGCCGCCACCAATTCACCCGACCCGTACTTTTCCACGAGCCCGGACTCGAGCAGGGCGGTGATGGCCTTGTTCCGCCGCTGCTCCTTCACCTCAGGCAGGATCTCGGCAAGCGCCGCTCCAAGCACTATCTGGGCGTAGGCAGTACGGGCATCGACGTTGCCAAGCGTCGCGAGCACGCGCCGCCAGTGCGGGCCGCTCATTCTCCTGCCTCCGGCCACGTTGGTTTTCTCCTCTGCCCATAACTCACACCCCTGTGTCGAGGTGTGCTGAGAGATCGTAGCCCTGATGCTCCGGTTCCCGAAAGCGGGCGCCATGGACATGTAACCGCGCCCCGCCGGCGTCGTCACCGTCTACGGGCGCCCTCGTTCTCCAGCGTGGGTGCCCCGGCCGTTTGCGGAGCGCGGACTGTCGTTGTGATCAGGGTGGACATGATGTCGACGGCGTCATCATTGGAGAGCCCATTGTCATGGCAAAGTGATCGCCATGTCCAGAAGGAAATCCCGTGGCTGAGGGTGGCATATAACCGGGGGTTCCTGTCCGTCGGGGGGAACGGCTCGAGCAGGATGTTCCGGAAGTGGGCGTTCCTGGATTCAAGACCTGTGCGGTGTGTCTTCGGGAGCGCATCCCAGTCCCCATAGATCCGGGTAAGCATGGCCTCGCCGTCTCGATAGAACCGGTACAGATCGGTCAGGCCAACTGCCAGGCGCTCGAGGGGGTCGGCGTGCCGGGACCATTCCCCGGGATCGGGGAGTTGCTGTTGCGAGAGCCAGTGCGAGGAACAGGCCGAGAAGAGGGCCTCGTCGTCGGCAAAGTGCCGGTAGACGGTCAACCTGGTAACGCCGGCCTTTTCGGCGACACCCGCGACCGTGGTGCGGGCCGGCCCGATGGAACCGTGCAGGATCACAGCCGCGTCGATAATGCGCTGGTGAGTGCCACTGATCTTTTCGGTTCTTTTGCCCATTTCGTAGCGGCGGCTTTTGGATGAACGAGTATGTTCACTCAATGTATTGACTCTCCTCCTTCCCGGGCGGACAATTTCGGTATACACCATTGTATATTGAAATTGGAAGGGCGGTCCGCTATGGACCTTGAGAGAGCTCCGCGGCTGACAATCGTGCAGCCGGGCCAGGGGCGCGAGAGCAGTCTCGGGACGATTGGCGTTGTCTTCAAGCTCTTCGGTGAGCACACGAATGAAAAGATCTCGATTGTGGAGCACCCGTTCCCTGTCGGGGCCCTGGTTCCCCCGCACACGCATACGCGGGAGGACGAGTATTCGATCGTCATTGAAGGCGAGATAGGGTTCCGGTCCGGCGAGCGTGAGGCGGTGCTCGGGGCCGGGGGCTACATCACGAAACCGCGGGGGGAGCTCCACACGATGTGGAACGCGGGCAAAGTCCCCGCACGGATGATCGAGATCATCAGCCCGGCCGGGTTCGAGCATTTCTTCTGGGGACTGGCCGATCACTTTGAAGCAGGTCCGCCAGATCCCGAGGTCATCGGCAAACTGGCCGCGGAATACGGGCTTCAGTTCGGCGAGCCGCCCTGGCTGCCGGACATCATCGCCCGGTACGGGCTGACACCACCGATGGGCTGACAGGAGTCATGGGCCTCCCGGTTTCGCTGGAGTCATCCAGGCGCAGCAGTGGCATCACGAACCGGAAGCCGGTATCTCCCATCGCCGGCATGGCCGGGACCATCATCGGATTGCATATGCTGGGCTGGGGTGTCCTGCTGTTCGGCGTTGTTCCGCAGAACCTGCAGATCAGCTCGACGCAGGTCTTCGGCACGGGGATCGGAGTGGGCGCGTACCTGCTGGGAATGAGGCACGCCTTCGACGTCGACCATATCGCGGCCATTGACTGCACGACCCGCAAGCTCATCGGCGAAGGCCGCCGCCCCCTATCGGTCGGCTTCTGGTTTTCGCTTGGCCATTCCAGCCTTGTCTTTGTGCTTTGCGCTCTTCTGGCCTCCGGAGCGCAGTATCTGGGCGGCCTGGTGGGGGAGGGTGCGTCGCCCTTACGTGAAGTCTTGGGATTCGTAGGCGCCGCGATCTCAGGAGTTTTCCTCTATATCCTGGCGGCCCTCAACGTGCTCATCCTGCTGCGCGCCGTGACGGACTTCCGCGGTCTCCGGGACGGCCACCCGATGGATCCTGCGGCCGGTTCCCCCACCGGTCTGATGGCCCGTATCCTGCGACCAGTCCTCCAGAGCATCAGCAAGCCCTGGCAGATGTATCTCGTGGGGCTGCTTTTCGGCCTGGGCTTCGACACGGCCACTGAAGTCGCTTTGCTCGTCGTCGCGGTGGGCGCGGCGACGACGGGGCTTCCCTGGTATGCCATCCTCATCCTGCCGACGCTCTTCGCCGCGGGCATGTGTCTGCTGGATACCCTGGACGCATGGTTCATGAATGCGGCCTACTGCAGGGCATTCTCCAGCCCGGTCCGAAGGATGAAGTACAACGTCGTACTCACTGGGCTCTCTGCCGCCGTCGCCCTGGGCATCGGGACAGCGGAACTGTTGTCACTGACGCCTGTGAGCCTCGATCTGACCGGACTGGGTTATGTGGTGGCTGGCCTGTTCCTACTCTTCTGGCTTGCGGCGGTCTGCGTCGGTCGATTCGATGCCGGCAGGCGGTCCCGTACCTTCGAGCCGGAACAGTCAGGCCACAAGATTCCCTGAGACAGATCTGGTACCCGGTATCCCGTGCGCTGCCCGGCGACGGCCTCGTCTGCAAACCCACCTTCAACGCCGCCCGGCCATCACCATCGCCGCGCCGCCGGAGCGGATCCGGCCATGGCTGGTTCAGGCCGGACTTGCCCGCGGGGGCTGGTACAGCTACGACAACTCGACCCGGTGGCACAGGACTCGACCCGGCTTATCAGCCGCGTCCGCTCCCGCTACTGGTGGTTCTCGCCCACAATCGCCTTCCCAGCGCTTCTGGAGTTTGGCGACATCTGGATGATGCGCAAGATGCTGCTCAATACTCGCGAGCGTGTCGAAACAGTGCCGGTCTGAGCGATTTCCGCCAGGATCAAAGCGTCAGGGAAACTGCTCGAAGGAACCCCGCTACGTCTCCTCCGCTTTCGAGTAAAGCGCCAGGAGGTCGCGGCTGAACTCGTGCGGGGACGTTTCGCACGGACTGTGCCCGCCCCTGTAGACCCCGATCCGGGCACGGATGGCCTGGGCGAACAGCCGGTGCAGCTGGAGCGGCCAGAGGTCATGCTCGCCGACGGCCACGAAGATGGGAATTGGGGCTTCCGCCAGCTTCTGCCGAAGGTCCGGAATGTTCTGCATGAGGGTGTAGATATCCCGGACGGAGGCGCGGCGGGTGAAGCGGAAACGGTAATTCACGAACCGCTGCCGTCCCGGCGGCACATGCGCCACCCTGCCGCTGCGGATCCCCCAGATCAGCAGGGCCGCACCCGTCCGGCCATTCACCCACGTGCTGAACCGGCCAATTCGGCTGACGCCCCTGAAACCCTGGCCGGGCTCCGGCGGGCAACCCAACAGGGTGAGGGACTTGAAGAGCTCCGGCCGCTCCACATAGGCAAGCTGGGCGATGATCCCCGCGAAGGAATACCCCACAACGTGGACGGGAGTGGCTGTGGTTTCCATGACCGCCAGGAAGTCATCCATGAAAAGCCGGTAGTCGTAGTGCTTCCCGGGCGGCACAAGGTTCTCGGGGCCCGCATCTGCCGACTGGTACTGGCCCGCCAGGTCGTAGGTCAGCGCGTAGTAGCCGGCATCGGCAAGGTCGGGCATCATGAGCGAGAAATCCTCTTTCGAGCCCGTGGCGCCGGGTACCAACACGACGCAGGGATGGTTCGGATCACCCAGCGCCATGGCGGCAAGCCTGCCGCTGGGAACGTTGATGCTGAAACGCACCGCGCCCGGCGGCGGAACCGACCAGTCGACGTCCCCCAACCCGGCATCCAGCAGGGCGGCCGCGTCCACCCGGGCAGAACCGAACTCCTCAGGGTCAACCCCTTGCTCTTTCCGGCCCGGCTCCGCCATGGTCCCAAGATAGCCCAGGAATCCTTACGTCTGGCCGCCTCCGAGGATCCGCCGCGCATCCTCCTGCGCCCGGAGGGCCAGATCACTGACCACCTCACCCTTGATGTGCCCGGCGGCGGCGAGGATGCTCCGGAGTTCGGAAAGCGTCCGCGGCGGGTAGGCGCCGTGCGCCATGGCGTGGCAGTTGTGGCAGAGCGGAATGAGGTCGGCTATGGGGTCAAGCTGGTATCCGCTGTCAAGCATCACCGGCGGCACAACGTGGTGCACGGCTGTCGCTCCTGTGCCGGCCCCGCCGTAGGTGGACTCGAACGAGAAGCCGCAGGCGGCGCACGACGTGCCATGGAAGGCCAGGCAGGCCCGCCGCGCGTCAGGGTCCCGCTCAAAGCGGTTCACCTGGATATTGCTGACGGCGCCCGGTGGGGAGGTTCCGGCGACCACCTCGGTGGGATCCGGCGTCGTGGGTCCGTAGTCCCGCCACAAGCGTTGCAGAACAGGCTCGGACGACGGCGGCAGGGTCACCAGTGAGGGGCCGTTCGCCTTATCCCAAAGGTCACCGGGGAGGGCGTCGCGAAGGGTGCCGGGACGTATCTGTTCACCCAGCGGGAGCAGTGAGTCGAAAGCCACCGCGATGTACCAGTCAGTGCCGCCGGGCTCCCTGGTGGCGACACCCTGGTACGGCTCAGACATCACGCATCCGTGCCCGATCAGGCCGCTGCCTGCGTCATTGTTGCCGTGCAGCAGGAGCCAGGCTTCAGTCCCCGGGAGGATGTCCGGGCAGGAACCGGCATGCCAGCGGGCCAGGAACCTGCCGGATTCCGCCACCTGCTCGACCACGGCCCGGTAATCCCAGCGGTGCAGTCGCTTGGTGTCGCAGTTGAGAATTACGGCCGCCACTGCCCACCGAACCCAGCCATGCGTCGTCCATCACCAAGCCCGTGAAGCGGGACTTAGATCGGTTCCTTGGCCAGTGCCTTGGTCTTGGGGGGCGTTTCGCGTCCCAACCGTTCATCGAGCGTGACGCGCAGCCTGGCCGCAGCAACCTGGACACGATGCTCGGCAGGGGTGGCCTTTTTCCTGGCCGGCTTGGCAGTGCTGGTACGGGGAGTGTGGACAAAACGGTGTTCAGGCGACGTTGCGCTCATGGTCCAACCTCCTTGGTACTGTCTTCATCCGTCGTTCCATTCTCGCCTAAGTCGTCGCCGTCGTCCACGAAGGTCATCTCCTGTCCGGAGCCGGCTTCGGGTTCAGCGTCGTCCCCGTTCTCATCGCCGGAAACACTCTTCCAGGCAATGTCGAACAACTCGAGCTCCTCGTTGCGGGCCAGTTCGCTCCTGGCCAGGACTTCCAGCGTCGCCAGGCCCAGCGCCTTTGTCCCTTCATCCGAGTCCAAAGCCCGGTCCAGCGCCCACTGCGTCCGGCGCCACCATTCCGCCCGGCTGTCAGCCGCGGTCTTTTGCTGCAGGGCATTGGCGTCCGCCTCGCGCTTTTGGTCCAGCGCGGTCCTGTCGGCCGCGGTGCGTTGCTTGAGGGTCCGCCAGTTAATGTAGAAGGCCAGCAGGGCTGCGATGAGAACAGCCAGGGGACCCAGCCCGGCGAGGATGACCCACCAGTCCGCGGGCCCGGAATGGACGACGACGTCCAGTGGGCCGGGGGAGGGAACAGGGGTCACGGAAACAGCTTAGGCCGAAGTGCCGCCGCGGCCCGGGCGACACTCCTGCCACCGCCCTGCATCAGTTGGCGTGCCGGGAAATGAGGACCGGTCCCCGGGCGTGGTGCAGTACTGCGTGGGCGGTTGAACCGATGGTCTCCCTGAGAATGCCTTGACCTTGGGAACCCACCACCACTATCCGGGCTTCCCTGGCGGCTGTCAGGATGGCGTGGGGGACGGAACTGTCCGTGAGTATCCTGCCGTCAACGGAAACCTCGGGGGCTTTGGTTCGAGCATGTTTCAGGGCGGACCCAAGAACTTCCCGGGCATCAGCAGCGGCGGCCTGCCCGTCCCGCCGCGAAAAGCCGGCGGGCACGTGGCGGACATGGACCACCGTCAGGGGTGCGTTCCAGGCGGAAGCCACGGCGCAGGCGTCTTCCAGCGCCGCGGGAGAACCTGATGCGTCGACGGCGGCGACGACGGGTCCGGCAGGATGGCTGTCATCCCGGATCACCGCTACCGGGCAGGCAGCAGTGGCCGCCAGTTCCAGGCTCACGGATCCCACGAGGAGGCCCAGGAAGCCGCCCAGCCCGCGGCTGCCGACAACCAGCAACCTTTCACCGGCAGAGAATTCGGCCAGAAGCTGTGCGGGCAGTCCGTGAAGCAGGGTGCTGCGGATTTCAAGCCCTGGTACTTCCGCCGCCGCGTGCGAGACGCCTTCCTCCAGGACGGACTGGGCGGACTGTTCCAGGCCGCTGCCTGACACGCCTGGGACAGGACCGAGGTGCCTTGTCAGCAGCGGCCACATTGAACAATGCACCACATGGAGCGGGCAATTGGTGGCCCGGGCGTGGCGGGACGCCCAACGGACGGCTGCCGCTGCCTCGTCCGAGCCGTCATAGCCGGCCACAATGGCCCCCGCATCATCCGTCACGTAACTGCGCTCCTCATCAGACTGGTCTTCGCCAGTGGGACCTTAGGCCCTTTGGCGGGCCTGCCCCTTGGTTCCATGCTGATTCTAGGAAACGGGGAGGGACATGGGCAGCATGATGCGACGGATAGCTGTGAACCTATTTGTCCTGGTGGCGTTCCTGCTGGGCGCCGCAGGCCCTGGCACCGCTGCGCCGCCCGCGGCCGTGGTTGTGGAGGACACAGCAGGGGTGCTGGACCTCAACACCCTGGTACCCGCCGTCGAACGCATCCAGTTCTACGAGCCCACCCGGGTTGCCGTCTTCACGTACAACGGAAAGGCCGAGGACAACCTCAATGAAGAGGTCCTGAAGTTTGCACGCGTAAGGCACCCGGAGTGGATCAGTGCGGACGGGCAGAAATGGGCCGACGGCCTGTTCATTTTCGCGCTCGACCCGGCGGGCCGCCATGTGGGCACGTACATGGGCGAGGACCGGAAAGTGTCCCTTGAGCAGCGCAGCGACATTCAGGACGCTTCGAAGGAACTGTTCCGCGACGCACAGTGGACCGACGGCACGGTGGCCGGCATTCGCCGTGCCGCCGAACTCATCAACCAGCCCTGGTACAGGTCCGCCGCGTTCCTGATCACAGCGTGGGTCACCGGTGGACTTGCTGCCCTGGGCGCTGCGGCATGGTTGATTGTGCGGGCCGTGACCAGGGCTGCCTGCCGTAAGCAGGTTGAACGCGGTGACCGGAGCTACTCCAACGTCAGCATGGACCTGGACGTAACGGAACTGAACGCCGGCACCATCCCCGAATCATCACGCTACGGGAGCCAGGTCCTGGAGAAGCACCGCACGTTCCTGAGCCGCTATGCAGCCGCCACGGAGCTGTCCAACCAGGTGCACGCGCTGGGCAAACGGTCGTTAAGCAGCCGGAAGAACCTCAAACTTGCCCGGCAGTTTGCCGACAGTGCCGCCGAGCTGGATGCGCTGGATGATGTCATCGCCGACAGCAACGCCTTACTGAACCGTGCGGACACCTGGCCGACTGCCTGGGACCGGCAGCTCGCCCCGTTCCGCAAGGATCTGGCCGGAATCGAGCAACTGCTGGCCAAACGCCATGGGCAGGGGGACTCCGCCACCGCCACGGCACTTCGTTCCTTCCGCGACGAAAGCCTGCGGGATATCGAACGGTGGACAGCAGAACTGGCTGACGGGCGCATCACACCCGAAGAGGCGCTGGACCGGCTTTATGGGGCGCGCTCCCGGCTCTCGGAGCTGCTGGAGAACC
This window encodes:
- a CDS encoding serine hydrolase domain-containing protein, which translates into the protein MSTKNRVWRRAALAVVLLVSGCTYSTDEPAPSSSSPTPFASLENQIELFLDEGAVAAVVQIRWPEGEWSKAYGVRDLETKTPAQPTDRAEVASVTKTMTAVAVLKLVDDHLIGLDDPVNDVIPGFTSVLKPPGSITVRQLLSHTSGMPEVNDALPRDIDFHPVLSQTLTMERGFNWREPSPGPLPMSGLSSTRTPITSRSASCSRRCGTNPSSKSCRRRSLNPSV
- a CDS encoding DUF3090 domain-containing protein, which gives rise to MPTLVHEFAWPDRVVIGTTGVPGARTFYLQVRAGKQIVSIALEKQQSAQLAEKIDEILDQLITLEGNPFSVPTSTPIELIDNDQLEAVEEQFRTGAMTLGWDPATAQVVIEAYPIADADADVNDESLDENGAEVPEMLLVRMPVGTARAFAKRTREVVGAGRPACPLCGYPVDADGHVCTLPEV
- a CDS encoding UBP-type zinc finger domain-containing protein; amino-acid sequence: MEDRPIPGINLAAIPSGTGCLECLSGDGPGWWLHLRRCAQCGHIGCCDSSPSQHASAHARAAGHPVLRSFEPGENWFYEHTTKKFFRGPRLPDPQSRPPEQPSPAPEDKVPADWREHLHR
- a CDS encoding FAD-dependent oxidoreductase — encoded protein: MDHSVPIMLIATTDPDSRRVLEDELRRRYGADYEVVACAGHAHGRAVLEGLRRWNRPVALILGCYGPADRGGLDFLRRAYGFHPAAKRAVVVTWGDFASAPTVFRAIAQGYAELLIIRPERSRDEEFHGAITDALDDWHLAQGVGFEAVRLIGDVGDERTHALRDSLSRNHIPVGFHPAGSEAAKQALQRLGLRDPALPVLVLEFTASPTVLENPSDLEIAEAMGVTRPPPADKVFDVVVVGAGPSGLATAVYASSEGLSTMVVEGEAVGGQAGTSSLIRNYPGFSRGVSGAHLAFRSFHQAWTLGTDFLFLRKVEGLGLDGALYAVSISDGSVVRCRTVVVATGVDYRRLGTPQLEDLVGRGVFYGATVSEAPSMAGKQVCVVGGGNSAGQAVLHLAKFAKKVTLLVRGPTLSVSMSDYLISQLEATRNVAIRYGTVIVGARDRDGFLAAVKVAAAGTPDATPGEEIEAGGLFVLIGSVPRTSWLPDTVERDPAGFLRTGVNRDIGDTGPMRPDRHPMALETSMPGLFAIGDVRAGSIKRVATAVGDGATVVSMLHAYLAENPLPASSTAPGEAAAPGELPGDVRFN
- a CDS encoding DUF2087 domain-containing protein, which gives rise to MSGPHWRRVLATLGNVDARTAYAQIVLGAALAEILPEVKEQRRNKAITALLESGLVEKYGSGELVAADSIFRDLLAQQPRRQPRTGLDRFMRLGRIERYPANVAERHELLARIAREVFAPEEKLTEWQVNERLLAYTDDVVLLRRYLVDFGLLQRTPSGSSYSREV
- a CDS encoding TetR/AcrR family transcriptional regulator, translating into MGKRTEKISGTHQRIIDAAVILHGSIGPARTTVAGVAEKAGVTRLTVYRHFADDEALFSACSSHWLSQQQLPDPGEWSRHADPLERLAVGLTDLYRFYRDGEAMLTRIYGDWDALPKTHRTGLESRNAHFRNILLEPFPPTDRNPRLYATLSHGISFWTWRSLCHDNGLSNDDAVDIMSTLITTTVRAPQTAGAPTLENEGARRR
- a CDS encoding cupin domain-containing protein produces the protein MDLERAPRLTIVQPGQGRESSLGTIGVVFKLFGEHTNEKISIVEHPFPVGALVPPHTHTREDEYSIVIEGEIGFRSGEREAVLGAGGYITKPRGELHTMWNAGKVPARMIEIISPAGFEHFFWGLADHFEAGPPDPEVIGKLAAEYGLQFGEPPWLPDIIARYGLTPPMG